The stretch of DNA GTTGAGGTTGCATAGAGAAAACTTTATCAGGGCGGTCAAAGCTGCAGTTGAAGTACTGAATCTGCAGCTGCATAAGGCTATTGCGCAAACGATTTTTCAGGCAGAAGAGCTTCTGAATGCTAGAGGTATCCTGAGAGATCCCGGAACTCAGAAAACTCAGGTCATGGAACCGGAGAGGACCGAGCCATCGTTGACGTTAGACTTAATGTTGAGTCTGAATCGCAGCTACAAAAAGAAAGCCGTCTGGCAACCGAGAAGTTGCCAGACGGCTTTGATTATTGACGGATTGAGCGATTGAAGAACTTGAACTTCAAATCAAGGAGTTCAGCCTTCAGTCGATCCTGCATCGCCACCCATACTGAAGAGTGGGCCGGCGGCCCCTTCGGTACCACCCTTGAGTTCAGCACGCGGCTTAGAAGCTGCAGCTGCCTGTTCGGCTGGTTTGCTCTCTTCCGTCGGCAGTTCGCCACTGGTCTTACGGCTCAGGCCGATCTTCCGATCGACTGGGTCGATTCGCAGAATACGAACTTCCAGCTCGTCGCCTACCTTCACGAAGGTTTCCGGGTTTTCGATCTTCTGATCGGCCAGCTCGGAAACGTGGAGGAGACCTTCGAGTTCTGGTTCCAGTTCCACAAAGACACCAAAGTTGGTGATCTTCGTCACCTTGCCGGTGACAACTTCACCAGGCTGGTACTTCGTGGGGATGCGGTTTTCCCATGGATCTTCGTCAAGCTGCTTCAGACCCAGGGCAATTCGCTTACGCTCTTCGTCGACCGAGATCACCTGGCACTTGAGCAGGTCGCCCTTCTTGAGCATTTCGTTGGCGTGCGAAATCTTGCGTGTCCAGGACATATCGCTGACGTGCAGCAGGCCATCGACACCCTCTTCCAGTTCGATGAAAGCGCCGTAATTGGTGAGGTTGCGGACAGTTCCTTCGACAATCGTACCTGGTGGGTACTTGGCAGAAACCTGATCCCATGGATTGGGCATTGCCTGCTTCATCCCCAGCGAAATTTCCTGCTTGTCTTTGTTGATGTTCAGGACAACAACTTCGACTTCATCGCCAGGGTTAACCAGTTCCGATGGGTGATTGACGCGCTTCGTCCACGACATTTCGCTGATGTGCACGAGGCCTTCGATGCCGTCTTCGAGCTTCACGAATGCGCCGTAGCTCATGACGTTGACAACGTCGCCCTTGATCTTCGTGCCAACCGGGTACTTGGTTTCGACATCGTCCCAGGGGCTCTTGTCCTTCTGCTTCAGGCCGAGAGCGATTTTTTCGCGATCCCGGTCGATGTGCAGAATCATCACTTCGACTTCATCGTCAATCTTGACCATTTCGCTCGGGTGACCAATACGGCCCCAGCTCATATCTGTAATGTGCAGCAGACCATCGATGCCGCCGAGGTCAACGAACGCACCGAAGTCGGCGATGTTCTTGACTGTACCACGGCGAATTTCGCCTTCTTTCAGATCGGCAAGCAAAGTCTTCTTCATCTTCTCGCGCTGCTCTTCAATCAGGCGGCGGCGAGAGACCACAATGTTTCGGCGCTGTTCATCGATCT from Planctopirus ephydatiae encodes:
- a CDS encoding 30S ribosomal protein S1, giving the protein MVDRHLLREYSISDDELDQAFAASLGLEDAGLDQEEIDALYTPHGETYDVNSIIEGTVIRIEGDEVLIDIGYKSEGIVPRDEWSDEDEQPIPGMRIAVLLEEIEDEFGLIMLSKKKADRIREWEKVIREHKEGDVVKGEVVRKIKGGLLVNIGVNVFLPASQVDIRRPHDLDSYKGRSIECLILKIDEQRRNIVVSRRRLIEEQREKMKKTLLADLKEGEIRRGTVKNIADFGAFVDLGGIDGLLHITDMSWGRIGHPSEMVKIDDEVEVMILHIDRDREKIALGLKQKDKSPWDDVETKYPVGTKIKGDVVNVMSYGAFVKLEDGIEGLVHISEMSWTKRVNHPSELVNPGDEVEVVVLNINKDKQEISLGMKQAMPNPWDQVSAKYPPGTIVEGTVRNLTNYGAFIELEEGVDGLLHVSDMSWTRKISHANEMLKKGDLLKCQVISVDEERKRIALGLKQLDEDPWENRIPTKYQPGEVVTGKVTKITNFGVFVELEPELEGLLHVSELADQKIENPETFVKVGDELEVRILRIDPVDRKIGLSRKTSGELPTEESKPAEQAAAASKPRAELKGGTEGAAGPLFSMGGDAGSTEG